In Silene latifolia isolate original U9 population chromosome X, ASM4854445v1, whole genome shotgun sequence, the following proteins share a genomic window:
- the LOC141619246 gene encoding phospholipase A(1) LCAT3-like isoform X1: MVGGCSVCPCCFGSPDTSDDAHVDMADRDPVLLVSGMGGSILHSKSKRKIFGFDTRVWVRIFLADLEFKRRLWSIYNPKTGYTEELDENSEIVVPDDDHGLYAIDILDPSLFVKCLQLKEVYHFHDMIDMLVDCGYIKGTTLFGYGYDFRQSNRIDKLMEGLKAKLETAHKASGGRRVNLISHSMGGVLIMCFMTLYPDIFSKYVSKWICIACPFQGAPGCVNDALLTGLQFIEGFESYFFVGRWTMHQLVIECPSIYEMLPNPVFEWKKTPQIQVWRKVTPDKEDEKAPPSVKLESYGPLQSTVVFEEALRHNELDFNGKTFALPFNYAILKWAAGTRQLINKAKLPKGVDFYNISGTSFETPFDVCYGSETSPIGDLSEICHTLPEYSFVDGDETVPIESAQGDGFDAVERVKIPARHRELLCDKTVFQYLQKWLGVSSTKLKKPSKTSKVMDSV; encoded by the exons atggtGGGAGGGTGTAGTGTATGTCCATGTTGTTTTGGGTCACCTGACACGTCAGATGATGCACACGTGGACATGGCGGATAGAGACCCGGTTTTGTTGGTATCCGGTATGGGTGGGTCCATATTGCATTCAAAGTCTAAGAGGAAGATATTCGGGTTTGATACTCGGGTTTGGGTCAGAATCTTCTTGGCTGACTTGGAGTTCAAACGCAGACTTTGGTCCATCTATAATCCTAAAACTG GTTACACTGAGGAATTGGATGAGAATTCTGAAATTGTAGTGCCTGATGATGATCATGGATTGTATGCTATTGACATTTTGGATCCATCACTG TTTGTGAAATGTTTACAATTAAAGGAGGTATATCACTTCCATGATATGATCGATATGCTTGTTGATTGTGGATATATCAAGGGCACAACATTGTTTGGCTATGGTTACGACTTCCGTCAAAGTAACAG GATCGATAAATTAATGGAGGGCCTTAAAGCTAAGCTGGAAACTGCACACAAAGCTTCCGGAGGAAGACGAGTCAACTTAATATCGCATTCTATGGGAGGAGTACTGATTATGTGTTTCATGACACTATATCCTGAT ATATTTTCCAAGTATGTCAGTAAGTGGATATGCATTGCTTGCCCTTTTCAAG GTGCACCAGGATGCGTCAATGATGCTCTTTTAACTGGACTGCAATTCATTGAAGGTTTTGAAAGTTATTTTTTTGTGGGAAGATGGACCATGCACCAACTG GTAATTGAGTGTCCATCTATTTACGAGATGTTGCCCAATCCGGTATTCGAGTGGAAGAAGACTCCCCAAATTCAGGTTTGGCGTAAAGTAACTCCAGATAAAGAAGATGAAAAAGCACCTCCTTCTGTGAAGCTAGAATCGTATGGCCCGCTTCAAAGTACCGTTGTTTTTGAGGAGGCATTGAGGCATAATGAG CTTGATTTCAATGGAAAAACATTCGCTCTTCCTTTCAACTATGCTATTCTGAAATGGGCTGCTGGCACTCGTCAACTCATCAATAAAGCAAAACTTCCAAAAGGAGTTGACTTCTATAACATCTCAGGAACTTCCTTCGAAACTCCTTTCGATGTTTG CTATGGTTCGGAAACTTCACCTATTGGCGACTTGTCAGAAATATGCCATACACTG CCAGAATATTCTTTCGTTGATGGGGATGAAACCGTCCCTATTGAATCAGCTCAG GGTGATGGATTTGATGCTGTAGAAAGAGTCAAAATCCCTGCTAGACACCGGGAACTCTTGTGTGATAAAACCGTGTTTCAGTATCTTCAGAAATGGCTGGGTGTGAGCAGTACCAAGCTTAAGAAACCTTCGAAaacatccaaagtcatggattcCGTATAA
- the LOC141619246 gene encoding phospholipase A(1) LCAT3-like isoform X2, with amino-acid sequence MVVGYTEELDENSEIVVPDDDHGLYAIDILDPSLFVKCLQLKEVYHFHDMIDMLVDCGYIKGTTLFGYGYDFRQSNRIDKLMEGLKAKLETAHKASGGRRVNLISHSMGGVLIMCFMTLYPDIFSKYVSKWICIACPFQGAPGCVNDALLTGLQFIEGFESYFFVGRWTMHQLVIECPSIYEMLPNPVFEWKKTPQIQVWRKVTPDKEDEKAPPSVKLESYGPLQSTVVFEEALRHNELDFNGKTFALPFNYAILKWAAGTRQLINKAKLPKGVDFYNISGTSFETPFDVCYGSETSPIGDLSEICHTLPEYSFVDGDETVPIESAQGDGFDAVERVKIPARHRELLCDKTVFQYLQKWLGVSSTKLKKPSKTSKVMDSV; translated from the exons ATGGTAGTTG GTTACACTGAGGAATTGGATGAGAATTCTGAAATTGTAGTGCCTGATGATGATCATGGATTGTATGCTATTGACATTTTGGATCCATCACTG TTTGTGAAATGTTTACAATTAAAGGAGGTATATCACTTCCATGATATGATCGATATGCTTGTTGATTGTGGATATATCAAGGGCACAACATTGTTTGGCTATGGTTACGACTTCCGTCAAAGTAACAG GATCGATAAATTAATGGAGGGCCTTAAAGCTAAGCTGGAAACTGCACACAAAGCTTCCGGAGGAAGACGAGTCAACTTAATATCGCATTCTATGGGAGGAGTACTGATTATGTGTTTCATGACACTATATCCTGAT ATATTTTCCAAGTATGTCAGTAAGTGGATATGCATTGCTTGCCCTTTTCAAG GTGCACCAGGATGCGTCAATGATGCTCTTTTAACTGGACTGCAATTCATTGAAGGTTTTGAAAGTTATTTTTTTGTGGGAAGATGGACCATGCACCAACTG GTAATTGAGTGTCCATCTATTTACGAGATGTTGCCCAATCCGGTATTCGAGTGGAAGAAGACTCCCCAAATTCAGGTTTGGCGTAAAGTAACTCCAGATAAAGAAGATGAAAAAGCACCTCCTTCTGTGAAGCTAGAATCGTATGGCCCGCTTCAAAGTACCGTTGTTTTTGAGGAGGCATTGAGGCATAATGAG CTTGATTTCAATGGAAAAACATTCGCTCTTCCTTTCAACTATGCTATTCTGAAATGGGCTGCTGGCACTCGTCAACTCATCAATAAAGCAAAACTTCCAAAAGGAGTTGACTTCTATAACATCTCAGGAACTTCCTTCGAAACTCCTTTCGATGTTTG CTATGGTTCGGAAACTTCACCTATTGGCGACTTGTCAGAAATATGCCATACACTG CCAGAATATTCTTTCGTTGATGGGGATGAAACCGTCCCTATTGAATCAGCTCAG GGTGATGGATTTGATGCTGTAGAAAGAGTCAAAATCCCTGCTAGACACCGGGAACTCTTGTGTGATAAAACCGTGTTTCAGTATCTTCAGAAATGGCTGGGTGTGAGCAGTACCAAGCTTAAGAAACCTTCGAAaacatccaaagtcatggattcCGTATAA